A window of Hymenobacter aerilatus contains these coding sequences:
- a CDS encoding GNAT family N-acetyltransferase has translation MLRCPLVSLRALEKSDLDFLYQLENDPVIWGVSDTLAPVSRYMLRRYLDHAAADWHEVRQLRLVICATADERPIGTLDFFNYDPLHQRAGVGITILAAERRRGFALATLELVLDYAYHTLRLHQLYCTVSARNTASLRLFRAAGFRRVGVRHDWLRTAAGWEDAVEFQRLLIAPVTLAAVVAEEGKQ, from the coding sequence ATGTTGCGTTGTCCTTTGGTGAGCTTGCGGGCGCTCGAAAAATCGGATTTAGACTTTCTCTATCAACTCGAAAACGACCCTGTGATTTGGGGAGTGTCGGATACGCTGGCGCCCGTGTCGCGCTATATGCTGCGCCGCTACCTCGACCACGCCGCCGCCGACTGGCACGAGGTGCGCCAATTACGCCTCGTAATTTGTGCTACCGCCGACGAGCGGCCCATCGGCACGCTCGATTTTTTCAACTACGACCCCCTGCACCAACGTGCCGGGGTAGGCATCACCATTCTGGCCGCCGAGCGACGGCGGGGCTTTGCATTGGCTACTCTGGAGCTGGTGCTCGACTATGCCTACCACACCCTACGCCTGCACCAGCTCTATTGCACTGTATCGGCCCGCAATACGGCCAGTTTGCGATTATTTCGGGCGGCTGGCTTTCGGCGGGTAGGTGTCCGGCACGATTGGCTGCGCACCGCCGCTGGCTGGGAAGATGCTGTAGAATTTCAACGCTTGCTTATAGCACCCGTAACGCTTGCGGCAGTTGTAGCGGAAGAAGGTAAACAGTAA
- the dapF gene encoding diaminopimelate epimerase, translated as MTQLSFFKYQGTGNDFVMVDDRANQFDATNHQLVHHLCDRRRGIGADGLILLRLHPEYDFEMVYFNADGHLGSMCGNGGRCTVAFARQVGVIDTMARFLAADGPHEATIDADGTVHLRMQDVAGQEEVAAHNGVFLNTGSPHLVRFLPADSLGAFNVFAEGRAVRYGALYAEKGTNVNFVEEPSAPDAPWQVRTYERGVEDETQSCGTGVTAVALAASRRGASSPVHLRTPGGDLRVAFQAHPDGSFTAIYLSGPATRVFDGTIEIV; from the coding sequence ATGACGCAGCTCTCTTTCTTCAAATACCAAGGTACCGGCAACGACTTCGTGATGGTAGACGACCGAGCCAATCAGTTCGACGCCACCAACCACCAACTGGTGCACCACCTCTGCGACCGGCGCCGGGGTATTGGGGCCGATGGTCTGATTTTGCTGCGCCTGCACCCCGAGTATGATTTCGAGATGGTGTATTTCAACGCCGACGGGCATTTGGGCTCTATGTGCGGCAACGGCGGACGTTGCACCGTGGCCTTTGCCCGCCAGGTAGGCGTGATTGATACCATGGCCCGCTTTCTGGCCGCCGATGGTCCCCACGAGGCCACCATCGACGCCGATGGTACCGTGCACCTGCGCATGCAGGACGTAGCCGGCCAAGAAGAAGTAGCGGCCCACAACGGCGTCTTTCTCAATACCGGCTCACCCCACCTCGTGCGGTTTCTACCCGCCGACTCCCTGGGCGCCTTCAATGTGTTTGCCGAGGGTAGGGCCGTGCGCTACGGGGCACTATACGCCGAGAAAGGAACCAACGTCAACTTTGTAGAAGAACCCAGCGCGCCCGATGCGCCCTGGCAAGTTCGTACCTACGAGCGCGGAGTAGAAGACGAAACCCAGAGCTGCGGCACCGGCGTAACGGCTGTGGCATTGGCAGCTTCGCGACGCGGTGCTAGCAGCCCTGTACACCTGCGCACACCCGGTGGCGACCTGCGCGTGGCGTTTCAGGCCCACCCCGACGGTTCATTCACAGCTATTTATTTGAGCGGCCCCGCTACCCGCGTATTCGACGGAACCATCGAAATAGTGTAG
- a CDS encoding glycosyltransferase family 1 protein has translation MPSPPSAKESARATEAASAPVLHPLPAISDTTVPDLVCFAHLHWDFVWQRPQHLLSRFAQQGRVFYVEDAFVHPDQVEPHLEIKERQNGLKVVVAHLPHGLDEAHSNQIQYELLARYFAENSIESYIFWYYTPMALDKSRQFKPVLTVYDCMDELAAFKFAPPALREREQELFEKADLVFTGGHTLYEAKSQQHRDAHAFPSSIDKDHFGQARQELPEPADQAGIAHPRIGFFGVVDERLDIELLGQLAEAHPEWQFVIIGPVVKIDPATLPHFANIHYLGGKNYQELPAYLRGWDVATLLFADNESTKFISPTKTPEYLAAGRPVVSTPIRDVVRPYGDLNLVHIAATANEFAQGIEKALQQHQDADWRQRTDDYLSTISWDLTWEQMVKLMQDRMERKTNPASEDSASSPTPDERK, from the coding sequence ATGCCGTCTCCGCCTTCGGCCAAAGAATCTGCGCGCGCTACTGAAGCCGCATCTGCTCCTGTTCTACATCCTCTTCCTGCCATCAGCGATACTACTGTGCCTGATCTGGTGTGTTTTGCGCACTTGCATTGGGATTTCGTGTGGCAGCGCCCTCAGCACCTGCTCTCACGATTTGCGCAGCAGGGGCGTGTGTTCTACGTCGAAGATGCCTTTGTGCACCCCGATCAGGTGGAACCGCACCTCGAAATTAAGGAGCGGCAAAATGGGTTGAAGGTAGTAGTGGCCCATCTGCCCCACGGCCTAGATGAGGCCCACAGCAACCAGATTCAATATGAGTTGCTGGCGCGCTACTTTGCTGAAAACAGCATCGAGAGCTATATTTTTTGGTACTACACGCCCATGGCGCTCGATAAGTCGCGTCAGTTTAAGCCCGTGCTGACGGTATATGACTGCATGGACGAATTGGCCGCATTCAAGTTTGCGCCGCCTGCGCTACGCGAGCGGGAGCAGGAACTTTTTGAAAAGGCCGATCTGGTATTTACGGGCGGCCACACGCTCTACGAGGCCAAAAGCCAGCAGCACCGCGACGCTCACGCTTTCCCGAGCAGCATCGACAAAGACCACTTTGGCCAGGCCCGGCAGGAGCTACCCGAGCCCGCAGATCAGGCCGGTATTGCTCACCCCCGCATCGGTTTCTTTGGGGTAGTAGATGAGCGGCTTGATATTGAGTTGCTTGGCCAACTGGCCGAAGCGCACCCTGAGTGGCAATTTGTAATCATTGGCCCAGTAGTGAAAATTGATCCGGCCACCTTGCCACACTTTGCCAATATTCACTACCTAGGTGGTAAAAACTATCAGGAACTACCCGCCTACCTACGGGGTTGGGATGTAGCCACGCTGCTCTTCGCCGACAACGAAAGCACCAAGTTCATTTCACCTACCAAAACGCCCGAGTACTTGGCCGCTGGCCGGCCAGTAGTAAGCACCCCCATTCGTGATGTGGTGCGGCCCTACGGCGACCTGAACCTGGTGCACATTGCCGCTACTGCTAATGAGTTTGCGCAAGGAATCGAGAAAGCCTTGCAGCAACACCAGGATGCCGATTGGCGCCAGCGCACCGACGACTACCTCAGCACCATTTCTTGGGACCTAACCTGGGAGCAAATGGTGAAGCTTATGCAAGACCGCATGGAGCGCAAAACGAACCCGGCCTCGGAAGATTCGGCTTCCAGCCCTACCCCCGACGAGCGTAAATAA